The Chitinivorax sp. B DNA segment GGCAAATCCGTGTTCCCATGGGCCGCCTCTGGTCGTGCCATTGCCAATGGCCGGGACGAAGGCTTCACCAAGCTGATCTTCGATGAAGAAACGCATCGCATCGTGGGTGGCGGCATTGTCGGTACACACGCTGGCGACATGATTGGCGAGCTATGCCTAGCCATCGAAATGGGTTGCGATCCGACCGATATCGGCAAAACCATTCACCCACACCCAACGCTGGGTGAATCCATCGGCATGGCGGCCGAAGTATTTGAGGGTGTATGCACTGATCTGCCGCCGCAACGCAAGCGATAACAGCGTAGTACCCATTGCAGACCAGAACGGGCAAAGGCTTTGGCATTTGCCCGTTACCCCTTTAACATGCCGCACCCTTGTTGAGGCGTTTGCATGCCACCGATGACCCAACCCAACGAAACACTTGCCGCACCGAACGTTAAACGCTGGTACATGCGGCCACCCGTGTTTGCCGGGCTGATCGTCGGTCTGGCATTGATTGCTTCCGTCTTCATTCTCGTCTCACTCAAGGCTGGCCAGCAGTTGCTGGTGGGTTTGGTCGCCATCATTCTGGTCGCCATCACCGGCCTGACCATGTGGGCGTTGCGCCGCCATATTGGCGCCCGTGTTCAGGTGGAGTCCGAGCGGGATCACTTCTTCAACTTGTCACTGGATATGCTTGGCCTGATTGGTCTGGATGGTCAGTTCAAGCGTGTCAATCCAGCTTTTGAACGAATTCTGGGCTACAGCAGTGAAGAGTTACTGAACTCCACCTTCTTCAAATATGTTCATCCAGATGACATCGCCGCCACACGAGCAGAGACACGTAAGCTGTCCTCAGGCGAACCTTCGATCTACTTTGAAAACCGCTTTCGCTGCCAGGATGGCAGCTATAAATGGCTGGCCTGGGCCGTTAATCCGGAAATTCAGGAAGGCTTGATGTACGCGGTGGCGCGAGATGTCACGGACCGCAAAGCAGCTGAACAGGCGTTACGTGCCGAATCGTCCTTCCGCAAGGCAATGGAGGATTCGTTATCAACCGGTATGCGCGCCATCGATATGAACGCCTGTATCACCTACGTCAATCCGGCATTTTGTGAAATGACCGGATTTACAGAAGACGAGTTGGTGGGCAACGCACCACCCTACCCTTATTGGCCAGATCAAGGTTATGAGGCGCACCAGCACAATCTGGAGCTGACTTTTCAAGGTAAAGTTGACCGTGCTGGCTTTGAATTGATGCTACGTAGAAAAGATGGCCAACTAATCTATGTGCTATTCCATGTGTCACCACTGATTGATTCCGAAGGTCAACAAACCGGTTGGATGGCTGCGATGACCGATATCACGGAGCGACTACACGCAAGAGAAGCCTTGGAAGCCTCCCATGAACGCTTTGTTGCTGTCTTGGACGGCCTGGATGCTGCGGTGTTGGTTTCCGATATGGAAAATAACGCACTACTGTTCGTCAACGAACAATACAAAACCTTGTACGGAATCGACGCCGCGCCGGAAACCGTTTGTGACATCGACCAACGTCACCGTAGCCGCTGGCGCCGTCACGGCGCAGCATTTGATGTAGAAGAGCAGGATAGTGCCAGTAGCCGTTGGTACCACATTCGCAGCCGACCTATCAAATGGGTTGATGGTCGTACAGTGCGGATGGAGATCTCTACCGACGTGACCGAGCGTAAGGAAACCGAAGAATTGCACCGTCAGCAACTTGAACGTCTTCAAGCTACGTCCCGCCTGATCACCATGGGTGAAATGGCTTCCAGCCTTGCGCATGAACTGAATCAACCACTAGCCGCCATCACCAACTATTGCAATGGCTGCGTTACGCGCCTGCAGAACCCATCAGTCAAACCGACCGATTTGCTGCCCGCCATGGAAAAGGCCAGCTACCAAGCTGAACGAGCAGGCAAAATCATTCGCCGTATCCGTGAATTCGTCAAAACCAGCGAACCCAATCGCGAAACCTGTGAAATCTCAGACATTATCGAAGCATCCATCAGCTTCGCGGATATCGATGCCCGTAAACACAGCGTTAATATCACTTTGCATCTCGACGATGCGTTACCACGTGTCATTGCCGATCGCATCATGATCGAACAAGTCCTGGTCAACCTGGTACGTAACGCGATCGAAGCCATGCATGCCACCGCATTGAATGATCGCAATCTGCTGGTACGAGTCATCAAACTCCATAACGCCACACTCGAAGTTGCTGTTATCGACCGCGGCCATGGCATCGCCC contains these protein-coding regions:
- a CDS encoding PAS domain S-box protein, which encodes MPPMTQPNETLAAPNVKRWYMRPPVFAGLIVGLALIASVFILVSLKAGQQLLVGLVAIILVAITGLTMWALRRHIGARVQVESERDHFFNLSLDMLGLIGLDGQFKRVNPAFERILGYSSEELLNSTFFKYVHPDDIAATRAETRKLSSGEPSIYFENRFRCQDGSYKWLAWAVNPEIQEGLMYAVARDVTDRKAAEQALRAESSFRKAMEDSLSTGMRAIDMNACITYVNPAFCEMTGFTEDELVGNAPPYPYWPDQGYEAHQHNLELTFQGKVDRAGFELMLRRKDGQLIYVLFHVSPLIDSEGQQTGWMAAMTDITERLHAREALEASHERFVAVLDGLDAAVLVSDMENNALLFVNEQYKTLYGIDAAPETVCDIDQRHRSRWRRHGAAFDVEEQDSASSRWYHIRSRPIKWVDGRTVRMEISTDVTERKETEELHRQQLERLQATSRLITMGEMASSLAHELNQPLAAITNYCNGCVTRLQNPSVKPTDLLPAMEKASYQAERAGKIIRRIREFVKTSEPNRETCEISDIIEASISFADIDARKHSVNITLHLDDALPRVIADRIMIEQVLVNLVRNAIEAMHATALNDRNLLVRVIKLHNATLEVAVIDRGHGIAPDKKERLFEPFFTTKPQGMGMGLNICRSIIEFHQGQLWVEDNPEGGTIFRFTLPTAA